In the Clostridium beijerinckii genome, one interval contains:
- a CDS encoding cobalamin B12-binding domain-containing protein, with protein sequence MMNWEAFEKALINYDKLEVNKILQHFLAEKNGIDFIDEYIVKSLTSIGEKWERGEVALSQIYMSSRLCEEIASSILEEKNFIIKNAKPIAIVTLEDYHTLGKKIVSAVVRSSGFDLIDYGSISRLEEIIKKVTEDRIKILMISVLMYPSALKIKKISQMLHEKDPSIKILVGGAPFLMDSTLWEEVGADKMGKSAADNIPIIEQWMKEDS encoded by the coding sequence ATGATGAATTGGGAGGCGTTTGAAAAGGCTTTGATTAATTACGATAAGTTAGAAGTTAATAAAATTCTTCAACATTTTTTAGCTGAAAAAAATGGGATTGATTTTATTGATGAGTATATAGTTAAGTCCTTGACTTCCATTGGGGAAAAGTGGGAAAGAGGAGAAGTAGCTTTATCACAGATATATATGAGCAGCAGGCTTTGTGAGGAAATTGCAAGTTCTATTTTGGAGGAAAAAAACTTCATAATTAAGAATGCAAAGCCGATCGCAATAGTTACTCTTGAGGACTATCACACTCTCGGAAAGAAAATCGTAAGTGCCGTTGTGAGGTCAAGCGGTTTTGACCTTATAGACTATGGTTCTATAAGTCGACTGGAGGAGATAATAAAGAAAGTTACTGAAGATAGGATAAAAATACTTATGATATCAGTATTAATGTATCCATCTGCTTTAAAAATTAAGAAAATATCTCAAATGCTTCATGAAAAGGATCCTTCAATTAAAATATTAGTTGGGGGGGCACCTTTTTTAATGGACAGCACTCTTTGGGAAGAGGTGGGTGCAGATAAAATGGGAAAAAGTGCAGCCGATAATATTCCTATTATAGAACAATGGATGAAGGAGGATTCTTAA
- a CDS encoding MarR family winged helix-turn-helix transcriptional regulator, with protein sequence MENISKLNAAIYRNAQSIINSKLIDLNIRSGQHDFLYVISKNEGISQKELSEFLYVGKSTTAKAVKNLVENDYVKRIQDENDKRIYRLYLTDAGKKVIPKIDATFLELVAIFSKNLSKKEEEQTVIILKRILHTISEEKNKINSDID encoded by the coding sequence ATGGAAAACATTAGTAAACTTAATGCAGCAATTTATAGAAATGCTCAAAGCATAATAAATTCAAAGCTTATAGATTTAAATATTAGAAGTGGCCAACATGATTTTTTATATGTGATTTCAAAAAATGAAGGTATAAGTCAGAAAGAGTTAAGTGAGTTTCTGTATGTAGGTAAATCAACCACTGCAAAAGCAGTAAAAAATCTAGTAGAAAATGATTATGTAAAAAGAATTCAAGATGAAAATGATAAGCGTATTTATAGGTTATATTTAACGGATGCAGGAAAAAAAGTTATACCTAAAATAGATGCAACCTTTTTAGAATTAGTTGCTATTTTTTCTAAAAACTTATCTAAGAAAGAAGAAGAACAAACAGTGATTATTCTAAAAAGAATCCTACATACGATTTCTGAAGAAAAAAATAAAATTAATTCTGATATTGATTAA
- a CDS encoding helix-turn-helix transcriptional regulator, with protein MQTRIQELRKEKKITQGELADAVNVTRQTIISLENGRYNASLILAHKIAQFFEISIEEIFIFDKEDENL; from the coding sequence TTGCAGACTAGAATACAAGAGTTACGAAAAGAAAAGAAGATAACTCAAGGTGAGCTTGCAGATGCAGTAAATGTAACAAGACAGACAATTATATCACTTGAAAACGGAAGATATAATGCTTCCTTAATACTGGCACACAAAATTGCACAATTTTTTGAGATTTCTATTGAAGAGATATTTATTTTTGATAAGGAGGATGAGAATTTATGA
- a CDS encoding glycyl radical protein, translating into MNHFGELTDRMHNFREELLNAKSMVSVERARLTTESYKEHADKPMVLRRALCLENILKNMTIFIEDNSIIAGNQAESNRSAPIFPEYAMDWVIDELDEFEKRAGDIFYITEESKDVLREIAPFWEHKTLKDRGLAGMPAESRIFYDLGIIKAEGNITSGDAHIAVNYETVLKLGLINYKERTEKKLKELDLTDHRNLNKSYFYRAILIVLDAVAAFAKRYADLALELAEKESDVNRKEELLEMSRILNKVPYYPAETFHEAVQSLWIIHLVLQIESNGHSLSYGRMDQYLNPFYEKDLKLGKITEDSATELLTNLWLKTFTINKIRSWSHTRFSAGSPLYQNVTVGGQTVDKKDAVNPLSYLILKSVAQTKLPQPNLTVRYYRGLSNDFMKECIEVVRLGFGMPAFNSDEVIIPSFIEKGVDEKDAYNYSAIGCVEVAVPGKWGYRCTGMSFLNFPKSLLIALNDGIDPESGTKLCEGVGHFKDMTTFDEVMKAWDKIIREFTRHSVIIDSCADLAIEEVTADVLCSALTDDCIERGLNLKEGGAVYDFISDLQVGIANLGDSLAAIKKCVFEDKSFTPAQVWDALLNNFEGEDGKRIQDILLNDAPKYGNDDDYIDLLLREAYEIYIDEIKKYKNTRYGRGPIGGCYYAGTSSISANVPQGAGTLATPDGRKAGEPLAEGCSPSHAMDKNGPTAVFKSVSKLPTHDITGGVLLNQKVTPQMLSKESDREKLILLIRTFFNRLEGFHVQYNVVSRDTLLDAQKHPEDHRDLIVRVAGYSAFFNVLSKQTQDDIIERTEQVL; encoded by the coding sequence ATGAATCATTTTGGAGAATTAACTGATAGAATGCATAATTTTAGAGAAGAATTATTAAATGCAAAATCTATGGTTAGTGTAGAAAGAGCTAGACTTACTACGGAAAGTTACAAAGAACACGCTGATAAGCCAATGGTATTACGTAGAGCGTTATGTTTAGAAAATATACTGAAAAATATGACTATATTTATTGAAGATAACTCAATAATTGCAGGAAATCAAGCGGAATCAAATCGCTCAGCTCCTATTTTTCCTGAATATGCAATGGATTGGGTTATAGATGAACTTGATGAATTTGAAAAACGTGCAGGTGATATATTTTATATTACTGAAGAAAGTAAGGATGTTTTAAGAGAAATAGCACCTTTTTGGGAGCATAAAACTTTAAAAGACAGAGGTCTTGCAGGGATGCCTGCTGAAAGTAGAATTTTTTATGATCTAGGGATTATAAAAGCAGAGGGTAATATTACTTCTGGGGATGCTCATATAGCGGTAAATTATGAAACTGTATTAAAACTTGGGTTAATTAATTATAAAGAGCGAACAGAAAAGAAATTAAAGGAACTAGACCTTACAGACCATAGGAATCTAAATAAGTCTTATTTTTATAGAGCAATTTTAATTGTACTTGATGCAGTAGCAGCTTTTGCAAAACGTTATGCAGATTTAGCATTAGAATTAGCTGAAAAAGAATCTGATGTAAATAGAAAAGAAGAATTACTTGAAATGTCAAGAATATTAAATAAAGTTCCATATTATCCAGCAGAAACTTTCCATGAAGCAGTTCAATCTTTGTGGATAATTCACTTAGTTTTGCAAATTGAATCAAACGGACATTCACTTTCATATGGAAGAATGGATCAATACTTAAATCCTTTCTATGAAAAAGATTTAAAACTTGGGAAGATTACTGAAGATAGTGCTACTGAATTATTAACAAATTTATGGCTTAAGACATTTACAATAAATAAAATAAGAAGCTGGTCACATACACGTTTTAGCGCAGGTAGTCCACTATATCAAAATGTTACGGTTGGTGGCCAGACTGTAGATAAAAAAGATGCAGTAAATCCATTAAGCTACTTAATTCTAAAGAGTGTTGCTCAGACAAAATTACCACAACCTAACTTAACAGTACGTTATTATAGAGGGTTATCTAATGATTTTATGAAAGAATGCATAGAAGTAGTAAGATTAGGATTCGGAATGCCAGCCTTTAATAGTGATGAAGTTATTATTCCATCATTCATAGAAAAAGGTGTAGATGAAAAAGATGCCTATAACTATAGTGCAATTGGATGTGTTGAAGTAGCGGTTCCGGGTAAATGGGGTTATAGATGTACTGGAATGAGCTTTTTAAATTTCCCTAAATCATTATTAATAGCTTTAAATGATGGAATTGATCCCGAGTCAGGAACTAAGCTTTGCGAGGGTGTAGGTCACTTTAAGGATATGACAACCTTTGATGAGGTTATGAAAGCCTGGGATAAGATAATTCGTGAATTTACAAGACATAGTGTAATAATAGATAGTTGTGCAGACTTAGCAATAGAAGAAGTTACAGCAGATGTATTATGCTCAGCTTTAACTGATGATTGCATTGAAAGAGGTTTAAACTTAAAAGAAGGTGGAGCCGTATATGACTTTATTAGTGATCTTCAAGTAGGTATCGCTAACCTTGGAGATTCTCTTGCAGCAATTAAAAAATGTGTATTTGAAGATAAGAGTTTTACACCAGCACAAGTTTGGGATGCATTGCTTAATAATTTTGAAGGAGAAGATGGTAAAAGAATTCAAGATATATTACTTAATGATGCTCCTAAGTATGGAAATGACGATGATTATATAGATTTATTATTAAGAGAAGCTTATGAAATCTATATTGATGAGATAAAGAAATACAAAAATACTAGATATGGTAGAGGACCAATTGGAGGATGCTATTATGCTGGAACTTCTTCAATTTCAGCTAATGTACCACAAGGAGCAGGAACTTTGGCAACTCCAGATGGAAGAAAGGCTGGAGAGCCTTTAGCTGAAGGGTGTTCACCATCTCATGCAATGGATAAAAATGGTCCTACAGCAGTATTTAAATCAGTTTCAAAATTACCAACACACGATATTACTGGTGGAGTATTATTAAATCAAAAGGTAACACCACAAATGTTATCTAAGGAAAGTGATAGAGAAAAGTTAATTTTATTAATTAGAACTTTCTTTAATCGTTTAGAAGGTTTTCATGTACAATACAATGTAGTATCAAGAGATACTTTACTTGATGCGCAAAAACATCCAGAAGATCATAGAGACCTAATTGTTAGAGTAGCAGGATATAGTGCTTTCTTTAATGTATTATCGAAACAAACTCAAGATGATATAATTGAAAGAACAGAACAAGTTTTATAG
- a CDS encoding MFS transporter, with translation MEKDIQKDKVLWTKNFVIINIINLLIFFGFQMLLPTLPLYAKKLGGTNSIIGLVTGAFVVSSVIIRPISGLLLDKLGRQKVFLVGLFIFIISVFSYSIVPFISAIIMIRFIHGFGWGAVSTASNTIASDNIPNDRFGEGMGYFSLTSSLAMAVAPTIGLFVISKYSFQALFLTSTILAVLGGIIAFKLEYKKIENKEQTKIKASLYEKISINPSIIVFFVTITYGALTSFLPLYASQKGIENIGIFFTVYAISLFISRPIFGKIIDKLGFDYAIIPGFICVIISMLLLSESSNISMFLIAAFIYGIGFGATQSTLQTMAMVGVPPSRLGAANATFFTAFDCGIGLGAVILGVVSSNVGYAQMYLWASGAAIIAFILYFIIGRKRKPQLQVKK, from the coding sequence ATGGAAAAAGATATACAAAAAGATAAGGTTCTTTGGACAAAAAACTTCGTTATTATAAACATAATAAACCTATTAATATTTTTTGGATTTCAAATGTTATTACCTACACTTCCGCTCTATGCTAAAAAACTCGGAGGGACAAACTCTATCATTGGATTAGTAACTGGAGCATTTGTAGTATCTTCAGTAATAATTAGGCCAATCTCTGGATTACTTCTTGATAAGTTAGGCCGACAAAAGGTGTTTTTAGTTGGATTATTTATTTTTATTATATCAGTATTTTCTTATTCAATAGTTCCATTTATTAGTGCAATTATTATGATACGGTTTATCCATGGCTTTGGCTGGGGGGCAGTAAGTACAGCTTCTAATACAATTGCTTCGGATAATATCCCAAATGATCGTTTTGGAGAAGGAATGGGATATTTTAGTCTGACAAGTAGTTTAGCTATGGCAGTAGCTCCTACAATTGGACTATTTGTGATATCAAAATATAGCTTTCAAGCTCTATTTTTAACATCTACTATACTAGCCGTGCTTGGAGGTATTATTGCTTTTAAATTAGAATATAAAAAAATTGAAAATAAAGAGCAAACTAAAATAAAAGCTTCATTGTATGAAAAAATATCTATAAATCCTTCTATTATAGTATTTTTTGTAACAATAACTTATGGTGCATTAACCAGTTTCTTACCTCTTTATGCTTCACAAAAAGGCATAGAGAACATTGGAATTTTCTTTACAGTCTATGCAATATCCTTATTTATATCTAGACCAATATTCGGTAAAATAATAGATAAATTAGGTTTTGACTATGCAATTATTCCAGGTTTTATATGTGTAATTATATCTATGTTGCTGTTATCTGAGTCTTCAAATATTAGCATGTTTTTAATCGCCGCATTTATTTACGGAATAGGCTTTGGTGCAACTCAATCTACTTTACAGACAATGGCCATGGTTGGAGTTCCACCTTCACGTCTAGGTGCTGCCAATGCTACATTTTTCACTGCATTTGATTGTGGTATAGGATTAGGCGCAGTAATTTTAGGAGTAGTTTCATCAAACGTTGGATATGCTCAAATGTATCTGTGGGCAAGTGGGGCTGCTATTATAGCATTTATTCTTTATTTCATTATTGGCAGAAAGAGAAAACCTCAATTACAAGTAAAAAAGTAG
- a CDS encoding DeoR/GlpR family DNA-binding transcription regulator, with protein MINRYTKLLEIVNENKRIEVSKLSELLNVSQVTIRKDLGALEEKGLLKREHGYAVMTSSDDINSRLAFNYDIKRKIAQLASKLVNDGETVMIESGSSCALLAEELAYNKKDITVITNSTFIANYIREGNAKVVLLGGDYQPESQVSVGPLTRKCVKDFFVDKLFIGTDGYNSKIGFTGKNLMRTETVKAMAESSNKIIILTESSKFSERGVVSQFKAEEISYLFTDTNIPEDVLESLKKEKVDVQMVSVE; from the coding sequence ATGATAAATAGGTATACAAAGCTTCTTGAAATTGTAAATGAAAACAAGCGTATAGAAGTCAGTAAATTATCAGAGCTTTTAAATGTATCTCAAGTGACTATACGTAAAGATCTTGGTGCATTAGAAGAAAAAGGATTATTGAAGCGTGAACATGGGTATGCTGTTATGACTTCAAGTGATGATATCAATAGCAGATTAGCTTTTAATTATGATATAAAAAGAAAAATAGCACAATTGGCAAGTAAACTTGTAAATGATGGTGAAACAGTTATGATTGAATCGGGCTCATCTTGTGCCTTACTTGCAGAAGAACTCGCATATAATAAAAAGGATATAACAGTAATAACTAATTCTACATTTATTGCAAACTATATTAGAGAAGGAAATGCGAAAGTAGTGTTGCTTGGAGGAGATTATCAGCCGGAATCTCAGGTATCAGTGGGCCCTCTAACAAGAAAGTGCGTTAAAGATTTTTTTGTAGATAAATTGTTTATCGGAACTGATGGTTATAATTCTAAAATAGGGTTTACAGGAAAAAACTTAATGCGTACAGAAACGGTAAAAGCCATGGCTGAAAGTTCTAATAAAATTATAATATTAACAGAATCATCAAAGTTTTCTGAGCGTGGAGTGGTATCTCAATTTAAAGCAGAAGAGATAAGCTATTTATTTACAGATACTAATATTCCTGAAGATGTTTTAGAAAGTTTAAAGAAAGAAAAAGTGGATGTTCAAATGGTAAGTGTAGAATAA
- a CDS encoding uroporphyrinogen decarboxylase family protein, producing MEKRYTSMERVLTTMSKHEPDKVPLFLMCTHYCAKFLDVSIKNYFSKPENVARGQMMLLKKFNNDCLNPFYSAAHEYAAFGSEVIFNEAGPPNAGEPIIKNFDDILKLQPPDVKNSKILRNCLETISILKEEVGMSVPIAGGVLSPFSLPILQMGFDKYIELIYEKPELLEHLIKINERFCTEWANMQLAAGASFITTIDSMSVSSIIPKSIYLKTGFLSAKRTIPTIKSDVAIATSSASSASILEEILESGIKAILVSHSDDLAEIKKKVGQRATLLGNLNGIEMCRWTRSDAEYNVKEAIKKAGVGGGFILCDSLGDIPYQVSEDILHEISESVNKWGRYPLNWR from the coding sequence ATGGAAAAAAGGTATACTTCTATGGAAAGAGTGTTGACAACTATGAGTAAGCATGAACCAGACAAGGTTCCATTGTTTTTAATGTGTACACATTACTGCGCAAAATTTTTAGATGTATCTATTAAAAACTATTTTAGTAAACCTGAAAATGTAGCAAGGGGACAAATGATGCTTCTCAAAAAATTCAACAATGATTGTTTGAATCCATTTTATTCTGCTGCTCATGAGTATGCAGCTTTTGGAAGTGAAGTTATTTTCAATGAAGCAGGACCTCCTAATGCTGGTGAACCAATAATAAAAAACTTTGACGATATTTTAAAATTACAACCACCAGATGTTAAAAATTCAAAAATTCTTAGAAATTGTCTTGAAACAATATCCATACTGAAGGAGGAAGTGGGGATGTCCGTCCCTATTGCTGGGGGTGTGTTATCACCTTTTTCACTTCCTATTCTTCAAATGGGTTTTGATAAATATATTGAACTTATTTATGAAAAACCAGAGTTGTTAGAGCATCTTATAAAAATCAATGAAAGGTTTTGCACTGAATGGGCTAATATGCAATTGGCGGCAGGTGCATCCTTTATAACGACTATAGATTCTATGTCTGTGTCTTCAATTATTCCTAAAAGCATATATTTAAAGACTGGATTTCTTTCTGCAAAGAGAACAATACCCACTATTAAAAGTGATGTAGCCATTGCTACGTCCTCGGCAAGCTCGGCCTCAATACTCGAGGAAATCCTTGAATCTGGAATTAAAGCCATTCTGGTAAGCCATAGTGATGATCTAGCTGAAATAAAGAAAAAAGTTGGTCAAAGAGCTACATTGCTTGGAAATCTAAATGGTATTGAAATGTGCAGATGGACTAGATCTGATGCTGAATATAATGTTAAGGAAGCGATAAAAAAAGCTGGAGTTGGTGGTGGTTTCATCTTGTGCGACAGTTTAGGAGACATTCCTTATCAGGTTAGTGAGGATATTCTTCATGAAATATCAGAGAGTGTAAATAAGTGGGGAAGATATCCGTTAAATTGGAGGTGA
- a CDS encoding ATP-binding protein has translation MNDELCILICESFKAEVESMRGALKNGDVEFKYYSMDCINCKRQRQKLYDGLIESGYCSDSVILLPTQKGSGRDENLAGESIFNSCLSLLAGGDLINYLSSMGYYLTTPGWLKRWKHIIMDIYGFNQETAREFFSEYCKKVVLIDSGVYSNILPYLIEFSEYIGMKYEIIDVGLDCFSSTINNSYKNWKVNRLEYILNLKNKQVTDYALVFDFLEKKATLLKREDLIKNIFTLFEMLTGAKHLAFLPVIEHKKGEIIFHQEKLYKSELYDIHNSEFRQNYFLTSSGAGFIFKITFDNELMGYMEVEDIMFPNYMESYLDLSKTIIIILGIMLFNSKIYEKLIDTNEELLSLNNELEVLVDKRTSQLLEVNGNLEKTNCMLEEEIEEHKLTETKLKAAKEEAERANSAKSQFLANMSHEIRTPMNGIMGMTSLLEFSKLTDEQIDIVKMIETSSKHLLQIINDILDLSVMDVGKIELKPERINIFNLMNESRNLFTYLAENKGLKLEIIVDNNLPNEIILDKGRLMQVLSNLIGNAIKFTEKGKIQVSVDKVEDKENKVKLMFSVKDTGIGIKEEDIPRLFNYFTQLDISASKKFQGTGLGLAISKNIVKLMGGEISVESHYGKGSTFYFTCLFDIAIDSRESSNIQKICIDNKTYLETRILQVEDDTISQRFMNQLCNIAGWKIKIASNGLEALNILENEDFDIILMDIQMPDMSGIELTKIIREKEKLTGKHITIIAMTAYAMGGDRDICINTGMDDYISKPIEVMKLKEVITKYSNNYK, from the coding sequence ATGAACGATGAACTATGTATCTTAATTTGTGAAAGTTTCAAAGCTGAAGTGGAGAGTATGCGAGGCGCTTTGAAAAATGGAGATGTTGAATTTAAATACTATTCAATGGATTGTATAAATTGCAAGCGTCAAAGACAGAAATTATATGATGGCCTTATTGAATCAGGTTATTGCAGTGACTCAGTTATTTTGCTGCCAACTCAGAAGGGTTCTGGAAGAGATGAGAATCTTGCTGGTGAAAGTATTTTCAATTCATGTCTTTCATTATTGGCTGGAGGTGATCTAATAAATTACCTTTCTTCAATGGGGTATTATTTGACTACACCAGGTTGGCTAAAAAGATGGAAGCATATTATTATGGACATATACGGATTTAATCAAGAAACTGCACGTGAATTTTTTTCGGAATACTGTAAAAAGGTGGTTCTTATTGACAGTGGCGTATATAGCAATATCCTACCTTATTTAATAGAGTTTTCAGAATATATAGGAATGAAATATGAAATTATAGATGTAGGTTTGGATTGCTTTTCAAGCACTATAAATAATTCATATAAAAATTGGAAAGTTAATAGACTAGAATATATTTTAAATTTAAAAAACAAGCAGGTCACTGATTATGCTCTCGTATTTGATTTCCTTGAAAAAAAAGCAACACTTTTAAAACGTGAAGACCTGATTAAGAATATTTTTACTTTATTTGAAATGTTGACCGGTGCTAAGCATCTCGCATTTCTTCCTGTAATTGAACATAAAAAAGGAGAAATAATTTTCCATCAAGAGAAGTTGTATAAAAGTGAACTATATGATATCCACAACTCAGAATTTAGGCAAAATTATTTTCTTACTTCCTCAGGAGCAGGATTTATTTTTAAGATAACTTTTGATAATGAATTAATGGGTTATATGGAAGTGGAAGATATTATGTTTCCTAATTATATGGAAAGCTACTTAGATTTATCAAAAACAATCATTATAATTCTAGGAATAATGCTTTTTAATTCAAAGATTTATGAGAAATTAATTGATACAAATGAAGAACTTCTTTCATTGAATAATGAGCTTGAGGTTCTTGTTGATAAACGTACTTCTCAACTGTTGGAGGTTAATGGAAACCTTGAAAAAACAAACTGTATGTTAGAAGAAGAAATCGAAGAGCATAAGTTAACTGAGACTAAGCTTAAAGCTGCAAAAGAGGAAGCAGAAAGAGCAAACTCAGCTAAAAGTCAGTTCTTGGCAAATATGAGTCATGAAATAAGGACACCTATGAATGGGATTATGGGAATGACTAGCTTATTGGAATTTTCAAAGTTGACAGATGAGCAAATTGACATAGTAAAAATGATTGAAACTTCTTCAAAACATCTTCTTCAGATTATTAATGATATACTTGATCTCTCAGTAATGGATGTAGGCAAGATTGAACTAAAGCCAGAACGTATAAACATATTTAATTTAATGAATGAAAGTAGAAATTTATTTACATATTTAGCGGAGAATAAAGGACTGAAGCTTGAGATTATTGTTGACAATAATTTACCGAATGAAATCATATTAGATAAGGGTAGATTAATGCAAGTTTTAAGCAATTTAATAGGAAATGCAATTAAGTTTACTGAAAAAGGTAAAATTCAAGTATCCGTAGATAAAGTTGAGGATAAAGAGAATAAAGTGAAGCTAATGTTTTCTGTAAAAGATACAGGGATTGGAATTAAGGAAGAAGACATTCCGAGATTATTTAATTATTTTACGCAGTTAGATATATCGGCTTCAAAAAAATTCCAAGGGACTGGTCTGGGGCTTGCCATTTCTAAAAATATCGTTAAGCTTATGGGGGGAGAAATATCTGTTGAAAGTCATTATGGTAAAGGAAGTACATTCTACTTTACTTGTTTGTTTGATATTGCTATTGATAGTAGGGAATCATCAAATATTCAAAAAATATGTATAGATAACAAGACTTATTTAGAAACTAGGATATTACAAGTTGAAGATGATACTATCAGCCAGCGATTTATGAATCAATTATGTAATATTGCAGGGTGGAAAATAAAAATAGCTTCAAATGGATTAGAGGCATTGAATATACTTGAAAATGAGGATTTTGATATAATTCTTATGGATATTCAGATGCCAGATATGAGCGGAATTGAACTTACAAAAATAATTCGGGAAAAAGAAAAGTTAACTGGTAAACATATTACTATAATCGCAATGACAGCATATGCAATGGGAGGAGATAGAGATATATGTATTAATACAGGCATGGATGACTATATTAGTAAACCAATTGAAGTTATGAAACTTAAAGAAGTTATTACTAAGTATAGCAATAACTATAAATAG